atgccaGCATTtcataaatagtaaatgtaagtttaaaattatgatacataaagtattataaatttttttctagcctcGGCTATCAACCCAAgctaaatgttataattttgctggggccgggtttgcaaaaagtctcatttttagcaCCCGGTTACTTCCTAACTTTAATTTGGTATTGAAGATTCTGTTTTATTTGGGCTATAGTATGTGTACCTATAGTTTGGACTGGTTAGAAAAAACGCACCAGCCAATAGTATAACTTGACtaacataaaatgtaattataaaaaattataatatttctatataatatttctatattttagaTGTGATTGTCATGGTCATGGTTCTGATTGCACATACTTAGACAATGCCAAGCCATACCCAAAATATATCTGTACATGTGATCCAAGAACATTTACTGAAGGAGAGCAGGttctgtttaattatttaatgatcTTTCATCAATATCACATGTTGTATAAGTTTTTCAttctgttgtattttttatatagtgtgAGCAATGTTTACCATTATATAATGACAAGCCTTTTGTGAGAGGTACAATTTTCAAAGCAAATCCATGTAAGAAATGTCAGTGTAATAATCACGCAGACTCTTTTTCTTACTATCGTTCActtgatgcaaattttgatatTAGAAATTCTGCTGGTGGAGGAGTTTGTAATTCCTGTAAACATAATACTATGGGAAGATATTGCGAGAACTGTAAGCCATTGTACTACAGAccaaaaggaaaaaatattttttcagctgATGTGTGTCAACCATGCAACTGTGTTGGGCCTGGTGTTGTATTTGGAAATTACAATTGccaacaggtttttttttaattttcaacttattttttggaaataaaaaaatgttataaattttaatttataactttttaggATGATAGTACACCAGGTATTGAAGCTGGTCAATGTAACTGTAAAAAGTATGCTATTGGACTCCAGTGTACTAATGTGAAGCAGGTTATTTTCAACTTTCTGCGACTAATTTGGAAGGTTGTACACAATGTAATTGTGATACAGCTGGAACTGTTAGCGGTCAAATAACTTGTCACATTTTATCTGGTCAGTGTGTATGTAAACAAAATGTGATTGGTGTCACATGTTGTTTAAACCCACTTGGCTGTTATCCTTGTAACTGCAACCCATTTGGATCTTTAGCGCCTGAAGAATGCAATTCACTAACTGGTCAGTGTACTTGTAAAGATAAATTTGAAGGGAGAGCATGTGATCGATGCGCCCAAGGGTTTTTTGGCCCAAATTGTCAACCTTGTGCTTGTAATATAAATGGAACTATGGGCaagtaaaatataagttttttgtttatattaattctATGCtgaatattattgatatataaaaagtttttgttttatgtatatttacaagcatttactgttttattttcaagGTGTATTAAGTTTAGCATATAGTTTGTACATCAACTTGTTAATGTACAAGCTATATGCTTGTTTATCAACAAGTTGATGCATGGAACAACAGTCCTATTCAAGAGTTttgataacataaataaatcaacaaaaacacaGCTAAC
The nucleotide sequence above comes from Hydra vulgaris chromosome 09, alternate assembly HydraT2T_AEP. Encoded proteins:
- the LOC136084555 gene encoding usherin-like, translating into MENNGQLLLPNSVNCLQISNPKPSWENIMFETTLPGPEKLQRPFGVPGCLDFNCSPLWVEFVRATNVRVKLSGHTLVNDSNHQYFGVRRIVIGGTCDCHGHGSDCTYLDNAKPYPKYICTCDPRTFTEGEQCEQCLPLYNDKPFVRGTIFKANPCKKCQCNNHADSFSYYRSLDANFDIRNSAGGGVCNSCKHNTMGRYCENCKPLYYRPKGKNIFSADVCQPCNCVGPGVVFGNYNCQQDDSTPGIEAGQCNCKKYAIGLQCTNVKQVIFNFLRLIWKVVHNVIVIQLELLAVK